A genome region from Akkermansiaceae bacterium includes the following:
- a CDS encoding DUF1961 family protein, with product MRNHFPRNALVLLLAMFASPAYAESDQDAAGRTAFQQADDRPWQEVFADDGTGDWKGKWFLDGKVGKVTNGPEGMTLTAGPEFGNDAHHMVLWTRESFEGDIKIEYDFTRLDEERRCVTILYIQATGSGRDAFGKDIATWNDLRKVPAMSTYYDNMNSYHLSYAAFGNSGNDRSSYIRGRRYMPHSTGLKGTELVPDYRFDSLFASGVKHHIMVIKRSRDIHLRIENPDGIRYCHLHNAKLPVITDGRIGLRHMFTRSALYRNFRVSTPLN from the coding sequence ATGAGAAATCATTTCCCAAGAAATGCCCTGGTCTTGCTGCTTGCGATGTTTGCTTCGCCAGCATATGCCGAGTCCGATCAGGATGCCGCCGGGCGGACCGCCTTCCAACAGGCGGACGACCGCCCTTGGCAGGAAGTCTTCGCCGACGACGGCACGGGGGATTGGAAAGGCAAATGGTTTCTCGACGGCAAAGTTGGCAAGGTGACCAATGGGCCGGAGGGCATGACCCTGACCGCCGGACCCGAGTTCGGCAACGACGCGCATCACATGGTGCTCTGGACACGCGAGAGCTTCGAGGGGGACATCAAGATCGAGTATGACTTCACCCGGCTCGACGAGGAACGGCGCTGCGTGACCATCCTCTACATCCAGGCCACCGGCAGCGGCAGGGATGCCTTCGGCAAGGACATCGCCACCTGGAACGATCTGCGCAAGGTTCCTGCCATGAGCACCTACTACGACAACATGAATTCCTATCATCTCAGCTATGCCGCTTTCGGGAACTCGGGAAATGATCGGTCTTCCTACATACGCGGCCGCCGATACATGCCACACAGCACCGGGTTGAAGGGCACGGAACTGGTGCCCGACTACCGCTTCGATTCACTTTTCGCGTCGGGGGTGAAGCATCATATCATGGTCATCAAGCGGAGCCGCGACATCCATCTCCGGATTGAAAATCCCGACGGGATCCGCTACTGCCACCTGCACAACGCGAAGCTGCCTGTGATCACCGATGGAAGGATTGGCCTGAGACACATGTTCACC